The following proteins are co-located in the candidate division WOR-3 bacterium genome:
- a CDS encoding phosphotransferase — protein MTKRLDQSTLFMSNLDAVILSAGFGERLRPITNVTPRVLLPVLGKPILIRVYERLQSLNPVKIFINTHYLAEVVERAARNLRGVEIVKEPKILGTGGAIVNVARRAKSDIILAHNGDVLSDIDLSSVVNFHLKSGADITLVVSEKVCRKNLVVEGGYLKDIGEGRVGFTGIAVYRKRLLENFEVRPFDAKEIWLKALREGYKVVVFEPKEGFWYDIGTSVSYAKAIFELLSKRGERVYIREAKSSLPPLYFDGFLVIEGEPEVERGTLLRNVIILDNVQLKQGEYKNCILSPAGIISFDEISAMGGESNKYLVGLGGSDRKFWRVYEGNKSFVICDYGENKKEFEKHLKATEFLVKCGLPVPKIVDVDEAKNHIYMEDLGDTTLYSFFKYPGNRDYLKYYSDAVKIIARLHALGPLQEGADYFEEFVFDYEYFRWEQMHFINNFVKRFSNLEVSEEVEKELDKLANICSKFEKVILHRDYQSQNIMVKPNGSLAIVDFTGLRWGPKSYDLASLIFDPYMPFMKGYRDELLKVYIDEFNSLSKNVVSRSDLEFEIKFTKLQRHMQALGAYGYLSRVKGKKYFEKYIMDGLRLLIEDLEDSPVDLLGLKALVNEIFKQLLDNKSTDEYNYLL, from the coding sequence TTGACAAAGAGGTTAGATCAAAGTACCTTATTTATGAGTAATCTTGATGCTGTTATTCTCTCGGCAGGTTTCGGTGAAAGGTTGAGACCCATAACCAATGTAACGCCCAGGGTACTTTTACCTGTTCTCGGAAAACCTATCCTTATAAGAGTCTATGAAAGGCTTCAGAGTTTAAATCCTGTAAAGATTTTTATTAATACCCATTATTTGGCCGAAGTTGTAGAAAGGGCTGCAAGAAATTTGAGGGGGGTAGAGATTGTAAAGGAGCCCAAGATCCTTGGAACAGGAGGAGCCATTGTCAATGTGGCAAGAAGAGCCAAAAGTGACATCATTCTTGCTCACAATGGAGATGTGCTTTCCGATATTGACCTCTCATCAGTCGTTAACTTTCATTTAAAAAGTGGGGCGGATATAACTTTAGTAGTCTCTGAGAAGGTTTGCAGGAAGAATTTGGTCGTTGAAGGTGGGTATCTTAAAGATATTGGGGAAGGAAGGGTAGGTTTTACTGGAATCGCCGTTTATAGGAAAAGATTACTTGAGAATTTCGAAGTGAGACCTTTTGATGCAAAAGAAATCTGGCTTAAAGCGCTTAGAGAGGGTTATAAGGTAGTGGTTTTTGAGCCTAAGGAAGGATTCTGGTATGACATCGGTACATCCGTAAGCTATGCAAAGGCTATTTTTGAGCTTCTAAGTAAAAGGGGTGAAAGGGTTTATATCAGGGAAGCGAAGAGCTCCTTACCTCCTCTGTACTTTGACGGATTTCTCGTGATTGAAGGAGAGCCAGAAGTTGAAAGAGGCACCCTTCTCAGAAATGTTATAATTTTGGATAATGTGCAATTAAAACAGGGTGAATATAAGAATTGTATTCTCTCACCTGCTGGGATTATCTCTTTTGATGAAATATCGGCGATGGGCGGCGAGTCAAACAAATACCTTGTAGGTCTTGGTGGTTCTGACCGGAAATTCTGGAGAGTTTACGAGGGAAACAAAAGCTTTGTGATTTGCGACTATGGAGAAAACAAAAAAGAATTTGAGAAGCACCTAAAGGCCACAGAATTTCTGGTGAAATGCGGCCTTCCCGTTCCAAAAATTGTTGATGTTGATGAAGCAAAAAATCATATCTATATGGAAGACTTAGGTGATACAACCCTCTATTCTTTTTTCAAGTACCCAGGCAACAGAGATTACCTTAAGTATTATAGTGATGCCGTGAAAATTATAGCGAGGCTCCACGCCCTCGGGCCTCTTCAGGAAGGTGCTGATTACTTTGAAGAGTTTGTCTTTGATTATGAATATTTTCGATGGGAGCAGATGCATTTCATTAACAATTTTGTGAAAAGGTTTTCCAATTTGGAAGTTTCTGAAGAGGTAGAAAAAGAACTTGACAAACTTGCTAATATTTGCAGTAAATTTGAAAAAGTCATACTCCATCGAGATTATCAGAGTCAGAATATCATGGTTAAACCTAATGGTTCCCTTGCCATTGTTGATTTTACAGGCTTGAGATGGGGTCCAAAAAGCTATGATCTTGCTTCTCTAATTTTCGACCCTTATATGCCTTTTATGAAAGGTTATCGTGATGAACTTTTAAAGGTTTACATTGATGAATTTAATTCCCTTTCGAAAAATGTCGTTTCACGCTCCGATCTTGAGTTTGAGATTAAATTCACTAAGCTTCAGAGACACATGCAAGCACTGGGCGCCTATGGTTACCTTTCGAGGGTTAAAGGAAAAAAATATTTTGAAAAGTACATTATGGATGGTCTGAGGCTGTTGATTGAAGACTTAGAAGACTCACCTGTAGATTTGCTTGGCTTAAAAGCCCTTGTTAATGAGATATTTAAACAACTTCTTGACAATAAGAGCACTGATGAGTATAATTATCTATTATGA
- a CDS encoding DUF1343 domain-containing protein, translated as MGRRDFVRIRLGIDRMEEEWPKELKGAKVALLVHQASVNSNLRYTWDVFSHFDKVKVKALLAPQHGLFGETQDNMIEWEDFRDPSTGLPVYSLYGKSRKPLPYMLEGIDGIVVDLQDVGSRYYTYIWTLYLVMESALENGKFVVVLDRPNPIGGLEVEGPVLEETYSSFVGLKPLPVRHGMTIGEIALLFKGEYLRDINLSVLKMENWSRNYFWEDTGLEWVNPSPNMPSEKTALLYPGMCLLEATNISEGRGTTRPFEILGAPFINPYELVDALENYSLEGVYFRPLYFIPTFNKFAGERCGGLQIHIRDKKALKPFKIGVVIIKVIKELYPDHFRWREPPYEYEFKKLPIDILAGSNHLREALDRGDSIEEIETWWKLEGEVFDKEVRSKYLIYE; from the coding sequence ATGGGAAGGAGAGACTTCGTGCGTATTAGACTGGGGATCGATAGGATGGAAGAGGAATGGCCTAAGGAGTTAAAGGGCGCTAAGGTTGCCCTTCTTGTGCATCAAGCCTCGGTAAATAGCAATTTGAGATACACGTGGGATGTCTTTTCCCATTTTGATAAGGTCAAAGTCAAGGCACTTCTCGCTCCTCAACATGGCCTTTTCGGTGAAACCCAGGATAATATGATTGAGTGGGAAGATTTTAGAGACCCTTCAACGGGACTCCCTGTCTACAGCTTATACGGTAAGAGTAGAAAACCTTTGCCCTATATGTTAGAAGGTATTGATGGCATTGTGGTAGACCTACAGGATGTGGGATCGCGTTACTATACCTATATTTGGACGCTATACCTTGTTATGGAAAGCGCATTGGAGAATGGTAAGTTTGTGGTTGTCTTAGATAGACCTAATCCCATCGGTGGTCTTGAAGTAGAAGGTCCTGTTTTAGAAGAGACGTATTCTTCCTTTGTCGGGCTCAAACCATTGCCTGTGAGACATGGAATGACCATAGGAGAAATCGCTTTGCTCTTTAAGGGGGAATATTTAAGAGATATTAATCTTTCCGTCCTTAAAATGGAGAACTGGAGTAGGAACTATTTTTGGGAGGACACAGGGCTTGAATGGGTAAACCCATCTCCCAATATGCCTTCAGAAAAAACCGCCTTACTCTATCCGGGTATGTGTCTCCTTGAGGCCACCAACATAAGCGAGGGAAGGGGTACTACAAGGCCCTTTGAAATTTTAGGGGCCCCTTTTATTAATCCCTATGAACTCGTTGATGCCCTTGAAAATTACAGCCTTGAAGGAGTTTATTTTAGGCCTCTCTATTTTATCCCAACTTTTAACAAGTTTGCGGGTGAAAGGTGCGGAGGTCTCCAAATTCATATCAGGGATAAGAAGGCTTTAAAGCCCTTTAAAATAGGCGTTGTTATAATAAAAGTCATCAAAGAACTTTATCCAGATCATTTCCGGTGGCGCGAACCTCCATACGAATATGAATTTAAAAAATTGCCTATCGATATTCTTGCAGGCTCAAATCACCTTCGTGAAGCCTTAGATAGAGGAGATTCCATTGAGGAAATAGAAACCTGGTGGAAATTGGAAGGGGAGGTTTTTGACAAAGAGGTTAGATCAAAGTACCTTATTTATGAGTAA
- a CDS encoding DnaA/Hda family protein, producing the protein MMKKDAKVDEKTGVKVTFVELLEKSGVITREAIKNALAEQWERGGTLEEILVEKGFLNEEQLVKFILDNFPMLHYVNLKNIDIDPEAVEHIPARIARKYLVIPIRKKGKSLAVAMANPINREMLAELKNVTDLKIRPFISKVSEIKEAIEKYYAETESAEKISEPFTGSTVRGEIGVLIAKDKTFDSFVVDETNKHAFLLCKDIAETRGVGAKKVFLFGPEGSGKSHLLQAIANYILENEALRRFIYIDAYKFYSTLKELKTERDIDRYLEILRDVDILLFDDLDFLVGKDFAQDALLTVLSDLVSRDKQAVVSCSLPLKNMPTLNRKLRQLLTEFMTIGIEEPSIDLKRKVARMFVGEEGLPSSVIDQIASKPGLNLKKIETIVNELLTYKRLGERIDENLLNKVVSAFIEVGK; encoded by the coding sequence ATGATGAAGAAAGATGCGAAGGTAGATGAGAAAACAGGTGTCAAAGTAACATTTGTCGAGCTTCTGGAAAAAAGTGGTGTTATCACAAGAGAGGCTATCAAAAACGCTCTCGCTGAACAGTGGGAAAGAGGTGGGACTCTTGAAGAGATACTGGTAGAAAAGGGATTCCTAAATGAAGAACAACTGGTAAAATTCATTCTTGATAATTTCCCAATGCTTCATTATGTGAATCTTAAAAATATCGATATCGACCCTGAGGCGGTAGAGCACATTCCGGCAAGAATTGCGAGGAAGTATCTTGTGATACCTATACGAAAAAAGGGTAAGTCTCTGGCTGTGGCAATGGCAAATCCCATTAACAGGGAGATGCTCGCTGAGTTGAAAAACGTTACAGATTTGAAAATCAGACCGTTCATTTCGAAGGTAAGCGAGATTAAGGAAGCCATTGAGAAATATTATGCGGAAACGGAGTCTGCAGAAAAGATTAGTGAACCCTTTACGGGTAGTACAGTTAGGGGCGAAATAGGCGTACTTATAGCAAAAGATAAGACCTTTGATAGTTTTGTGGTAGATGAAACCAACAAGCACGCTTTCCTTTTGTGCAAAGATATTGCTGAGACCAGAGGCGTCGGAGCAAAGAAAGTATTCCTATTTGGGCCAGAGGGCAGTGGAAAATCTCATTTGCTTCAGGCAATAGCAAATTATATACTCGAGAACGAAGCCTTAAGGAGATTCATTTATATCGACGCATACAAGTTCTACTCGACTCTAAAAGAACTTAAGACGGAAAGGGATATCGATAGATATTTAGAAATTCTGCGTGATGTAGACATTCTTCTTTTTGATGACCTTGATTTCCTTGTGGGCAAGGATTTTGCTCAGGATGCGTTACTTACTGTTCTATCTGATCTCGTCTCAAGGGACAAACAGGCGGTTGTGAGTTGCTCTTTGCCCTTAAAGAATATGCCTACTTTAAATCGTAAACTCAGGCAACTATTAACCGAATTTATGACTATAGGTATTGAAGAGCCTTCGATAGATTTGAAAAGAAAGGTTGCAAGGATGTTCGTTGGGGAAGAGGGACTTCCTTCCAGTGTAATTGACCAAATTGCCAGCAAGCCCGGTTTAAATCTCAAAAAGATTGAAACCATAGTTAATGAACTTTTGACCTACAAGAGATTGGGTGAAAGAATTGATGAAAATCTTTTAAACAAAGTGGTTAGTGCCTTTATCGAAGTAGGTAAATAA
- the pilM gene encoding pilus assembly protein PilM, whose translation MMALLGKIGKGKVKGPIVVLDIGSRYVKAALFDRVKKDIVLKAYALEKVPPDVILGKDIIDRQVLIDKIRDAYAKLGTDSTNVVVSIAGGEVKSKAMVIPYYKKKEKLAEAVDWKIKEELHVDPTEIVRDYEILGVSQIAESVDILVGTAKLSFIYDILDIVRAAGLEPTLVTTDLISLFRVIEALDLKNLSGDNLFLHVGYEVTLLIHIKDGQIQQMVEIPTGIKSYVDNLSRFFDLRVEEAEETALNGPTAAIEKSAFDDTMDSLHDRFLSPEKYVPALAEGSKKFNIYVSGGGSKLYGLANFIKTKYGVDIKYLDITGLFAIEEGVKGLKDNAPLLTIVIGNALHFYKKDHKVNLLPTEAGMEAVPVVEEVSLLPHLVGALFVWLLLVIGILALSVGTTRRISGLKKQITQLQAEEVELQRKADEIKGFKQQIEDARRKLDLIAQLQQGRTKYVQLLDEINRVIPSGCWLEALGRNGDYLNITGGALSNIRISQFMSNLRNSPIVDSVNLLSIEVAGGQEEKYASFQLSVKLK comes from the coding sequence ATGATGGCCTTATTAGGAAAAATCGGGAAAGGTAAGGTAAAGGGCCCAATTGTCGTTCTTGACATTGGGTCCCGCTATGTTAAGGCTGCACTGTTCGATAGGGTAAAAAAGGATATAGTGCTGAAGGCCTATGCTCTTGAAAAGGTGCCTCCAGATGTGATTTTGGGTAAGGACATAATAGACAGACAGGTTCTGATTGATAAAATCAGGGATGCCTATGCGAAACTTGGAACCGATTCTACTAATGTGGTCGTAAGTATAGCCGGTGGCGAAGTCAAATCAAAGGCGATGGTTATACCTTACTATAAGAAGAAAGAGAAACTTGCAGAAGCTGTGGATTGGAAAATCAAGGAAGAGTTGCATGTCGACCCGACGGAGATTGTAAGGGATTATGAGATCCTTGGGGTGAGTCAAATTGCAGAGTCTGTGGATATCTTGGTTGGAACTGCAAAATTGAGTTTCATATACGATATCCTCGATATCGTTAGGGCTGCTGGCCTTGAACCTACACTGGTAACAACAGACCTTATTTCACTCTTTAGGGTAATTGAAGCCCTTGATCTTAAGAATCTTTCTGGAGACAATCTCTTCCTGCACGTAGGATATGAAGTGACCCTATTAATTCATATCAAGGATGGTCAGATTCAGCAAATGGTTGAAATACCGACGGGCATTAAATCCTACGTTGATAACCTTTCCAGGTTCTTTGATCTCAGGGTAGAAGAAGCAGAGGAGACCGCATTGAATGGCCCTACTGCCGCCATTGAAAAATCTGCCTTTGATGATACAATGGATTCTCTCCACGATAGATTCCTTTCTCCGGAAAAATATGTACCAGCGCTTGCAGAAGGCTCAAAGAAATTTAACATTTACGTTTCGGGCGGTGGAAGCAAGCTCTATGGACTTGCAAATTTCATAAAAACTAAGTACGGTGTTGACATTAAATACCTTGATATAACAGGACTCTTTGCTATTGAAGAAGGCGTTAAAGGTTTGAAGGACAATGCACCGTTATTAACCATTGTCATAGGAAATGCTTTACACTTCTATAAAAAAGACCACAAGGTAAACCTTCTTCCAACGGAAGCGGGTATGGAGGCTGTACCAGTGGTTGAGGAGGTTTCTTTACTACCTCACTTAGTGGGTGCCCTCTTTGTGTGGCTCCTTCTTGTAATAGGAATTCTTGCATTGTCGGTTGGCACAACAAGAAGAATCTCGGGCCTCAAGAAACAAATTACACAACTCCAGGCCGAAGAAGTTGAACTTCAAAGAAAGGCTGATGAGATCAAAGGTTTTAAACAGCAGATCGAAGATGCCAGGAGGAAGCTTGACTTGATTGCTCAATTGCAGCAGGGTAGAACAAAATATGTACAGCTTCTGGATGAGATTAACAGAGTTATCCCCTCAGGGTGCTGGCTTGAGGCCTTAGGAAGAAATGGAGACTATCTAAACATAACAGGTGGAGCTCTTTCAAACATTCGTATTTCTCAATTTATGAGTAATTTAAGAAATTCGCCGATTGTAGATTCGGTGAACCTCCTGTCCATTGAAGTTGCAGGTGGTCAGGAGGAAAAATATGCCAGTTTTCAATTAAGTGTTAAATTGAAGTAA
- a CDS encoding tetratricopeptide repeat protein: MIFKGSSGVDVKKLKLQAQKLIGQGKYDEALLVLQELAKVTSDPEVFNSIGDLYIRKQNHEKALEYLEKAYKMYKEQDFREIAISVAKKILRLDKERHDVYLDLIQMELESGNVDRALDWALEYVKLPKIDPVHLGKLFNLINEFASVIQEHTEQASKFERLFTRVQELAESLAMLSLESGIEFAQPQEFYERGDIGGLGGFFSEPTDQGAAVSEKPKKEEEKKEEVEKIEFIEKEEVEEEPKTFITSSAFADFLGVPPSESQKAPSEGLKSSEKFVFKEEEEIPVDQISEKTVVLEEPPITGEKATVVELPEESEKISSKPSEKIDRKITEPPVEEYKTVVEEAPEEVEEIQKEWESTLKKVTEKKSEKFFKEKVEVEKEKAASEPFAYTAPKVEKKRTEEERVEELKRPLKEEEVEASKKKYEEMVSLTEKRSSKLEDTTGLKGVPTSERSLTEKGVEKRPTEKPATKVKEEFGVGEKVESTVEKEKYESLLRILREIKEDILSLEEWPYPSDPPFEVAKEYYEMKLYQPAIEEFQKLLSDPRYRLQSMIYLGKIFYERGDLEFAEVILRKAIEEAGTVDKDYIEAYYYLALTLENMKRYHEAKELYTNVYVFDSRFKDVEDKIKLFRSMGI; encoded by the coding sequence ATGATATTCAAGGGAAGTAGTGGAGTGGATGTAAAGAAGTTAAAGCTTCAGGCGCAAAAATTGATAGGGCAGGGTAAATATGATGAAGCTCTCTTAGTTCTTCAAGAACTTGCTAAAGTGACCTCAGACCCCGAAGTTTTCAATTCTATCGGTGACCTTTATATCCGGAAGCAAAATCATGAAAAAGCTCTTGAATATCTGGAAAAAGCTTATAAGATGTATAAGGAACAAGATTTCCGAGAAATTGCAATATCTGTCGCAAAGAAAATTCTGAGACTTGACAAGGAAAGGCATGACGTCTATTTAGACCTCATTCAAATGGAGCTGGAGAGCGGCAATGTTGACAGGGCTTTGGATTGGGCCCTTGAATATGTTAAACTTCCTAAGATAGACCCGGTACATCTTGGGAAATTGTTTAATCTTATTAATGAATTTGCCAGTGTAATTCAGGAGCACACGGAGCAAGCTTCAAAATTCGAACGACTATTTACGAGGGTTCAAGAACTTGCGGAATCTCTTGCTATGCTGAGTCTTGAAAGCGGCATTGAGTTTGCGCAACCACAAGAGTTTTATGAACGAGGAGACATCGGTGGATTAGGAGGATTTTTTAGCGAGCCAACAGATCAAGGGGCTGCAGTTTCAGAGAAACCAAAGAAGGAAGAAGAAAAAAAGGAAGAGGTGGAAAAAATAGAATTTATCGAAAAAGAAGAAGTGGAAGAAGAGCCCAAAACTTTTATAACATCCTCTGCTTTTGCTGATTTTTTAGGGGTTCCGCCTTCGGAGTCCCAAAAAGCGCCTTCTGAAGGATTAAAGTCTTCGGAAAAATTTGTATTTAAAGAGGAGGAAGAGATCCCAGTGGACCAAATTTCTGAAAAGACTGTTGTCCTTGAAGAGCCACCTATTACCGGGGAAAAAGCTACTGTTGTGGAGTTGCCGGAGGAAAGTGAGAAAATAAGTAGTAAACCATCTGAAAAAATTGATAGAAAAATCACTGAGCCGCCTGTAGAGGAATACAAGACGGTCGTTGAAGAAGCACCTGAGGAGGTTGAGGAGATCCAGAAAGAGTGGGAATCCACTTTGAAGAAAGTAACCGAGAAAAAAAGTGAAAAATTCTTCAAAGAAAAAGTAGAGGTAGAAAAAGAGAAAGCTGCATCAGAACCTTTTGCTTATACTGCTCCTAAGGTTGAGAAAAAGAGAACGGAAGAGGAAAGGGTTGAAGAACTGAAAAGGCCTTTAAAAGAAGAAGAGGTAGAAGCTTCAAAAAAGAAATATGAGGAGATGGTCTCACTGACTGAGAAGAGGTCTTCTAAGTTAGAGGATACGACAGGTTTGAAAGGGGTTCCAACCTCGGAAAGGTCGTTGACAGAGAAAGGAGTAGAAAAAAGACCTACCGAGAAGCCTGCAACGAAGGTAAAGGAAGAATTTGGAGTTGGGGAAAAGGTTGAGAGTACAGTAGAAAAAGAGAAGTATGAGAGTTTGTTAAGAATTTTGAGAGAGATAAAAGAAGATATTCTATCCTTAGAGGAATGGCCTTATCCATCGGACCCTCCGTTTGAAGTGGCTAAGGAATATTATGAGATGAAACTATATCAACCTGCAATCGAAGAATTTCAGAAGTTACTGAGCGATCCAAGGTACAGGCTGCAGTCTATGATTTACTTAGGTAAAATATTCTATGAAAGGGGTGACCTTGAGTTCGCAGAGGTAATCTTGAGAAAGGCTATCGAGGAGGCGGGAACCGTAGATAAGGATTACATTGAGGCATACTATTATCTTGCATTAACGCTTGAGAACATGAAAAGGTACCACGAGGCAAAAGAACTTTACACCAATGTTTATGTGTTTGATTCCAGGTTCAAAGATGTGGAAGATAAAATTAAATTGTTTAGGAGTATGGGCATATGA
- the pilO gene encoding type 4a pilus biogenesis protein PilO, producing the protein MERLKSPAAIWLIAVIVYVLTFIFLWNSVYASKARELRKVESAYKEEYSRVQNLREYVKDYDRIIREKDSLLALWEETQKYLPQEARMEEWLSQITGMAITSGIKIISFKPQSPTVKELYIEYPISLEVTGGFHELGTFISFIANSERIMTVDNLQVERMTGSERESGQTVRAKLQIICYVYNPQASVTTGGTR; encoded by the coding sequence ATGGAGAGACTAAAATCACCGGCAGCGATCTGGCTAATAGCGGTCATAGTATATGTTCTCACCTTCATCTTTCTCTGGAATTCGGTCTATGCATCGAAGGCCAGAGAATTGAGGAAGGTTGAGAGCGCTTACAAAGAAGAGTACTCAAGGGTTCAGAATCTAAGGGAATATGTTAAGGATTACGATAGGATTATAAGGGAGAAAGATTCTTTACTTGCACTTTGGGAAGAAACCCAGAAGTATCTGCCTCAGGAAGCGAGAATGGAGGAATGGCTTTCCCAGATTACGGGAATGGCAATTACATCTGGGATCAAGATTATAAGTTTTAAGCCTCAAAGCCCGACTGTTAAGGAACTCTACATAGAGTACCCCATATCCCTTGAGGTTACAGGGGGCTTTCACGAACTTGGAACCTTTATTAGTTTTATTGCAAACTCTGAGAGAATAATGACAGTAGATAACCTGCAGGTAGAGAGAATGACAGGTTCTGAAAGGGAAAGTGGACAGACAGTACGAGCAAAGCTTCAAATCATCTGCTATGTGTATAATCCTCAGGCCTCAGTAACCACAGGAGGTACGCGATGA
- a CDS encoding endonuclease III domain-containing protein has translation MKGTLKRLFQLLYSHFGPQHWWPGESELEIIIGAVLTQNTAWKNVEKAIDNLKSAGKMDLNSLHSASEDEIAQLIRPSGFFRLKSKRLKNLINYLYENGGIEALKKRQLKSLREELLKIPGIGPETADSIILYALEKPVFVVDAYTRRILKRIGLIEQERIPYDEVQRLFMENLPLDVNMYNEYHALFVKLGKTYCTKRNPNCGSCPVLEICNYGKERLRAY, from the coding sequence ATGAAGGGAACTCTTAAAAGGCTTTTCCAACTTTTATACTCTCATTTCGGACCTCAACACTGGTGGCCTGGTGAATCCGAACTGGAAATAATAATTGGTGCAGTGTTAACGCAGAATACTGCCTGGAAAAACGTAGAGAAGGCAATTGATAATTTAAAGAGCGCAGGGAAGATGGACCTCAATTCTCTTCACTCAGCAAGTGAAGATGAGATTGCTCAGCTTATAAGGCCCAGCGGGTTCTTTAGGTTGAAGTCTAAGAGACTAAAGAATTTGATTAATTACCTTTATGAAAATGGAGGCATAGAAGCCCTTAAGAAAAGGCAATTGAAAAGCCTTCGAGAAGAGTTATTGAAAATTCCTGGAATAGGCCCTGAGACGGCGGATTCCATTATCCTTTATGCCCTTGAGAAGCCTGTTTTTGTTGTCGATGCGTATACCCGCAGGATATTAAAAAGAATTGGTTTGATTGAACAGGAACGAATTCCTTATGATGAAGTTCAGCGGTTGTTCATGGAAAACCTTCCGCTCGATGTCAATATGTACAACGAGTATCATGCTCTGTTTGTTAAATTAGGAAAGACTTACTGCACCAAGAGAAATCCAAATTGTGGAAGCTGTCCTGTACTTGAAATTTGTAACTATGGGAAGGAGAGACTTCGTGCGTATTAG